A single genomic interval of Asterias amurensis chromosome 1, ASM3211899v1 harbors:
- the LOC139940376 gene encoding A-kinase-interacting protein 1-like produces the protein MMEDWMSCTLCRTGRQGLDVLQRAQQRKVEWPQQPHHEKSPIQDPMKFTTIDDAFSSILQYMSTTTRQCRRYYRSAPPAQHNPLDKQHTKRFHTPQYTEVHKKHPLLRSEDVHVMVAPGTYAVTAGAWGTSQQQTHVVHVNQGQSVDLDFVL, from the exons AGAACAGGAAGACAAGGACTTGATGTATTACAGAGGGCACAACAGCGTAAGGTAGAATGGCCTCAACAGCCTCATCATGAAAAGTCACCAATACAG GATCCAATGAAGTTTACCACAATTGATGATGCTTTTTCAAGTATCCTCCAGTATATGTCAACCACGACTAGACAGTGTCGG AGATATTACAGGAGTGCTCCACCTGCTCAGCATAATCCATTAGACAAACAACACACCAAGAGATTCCACACTCCACAGTATACCGAGGTTCACAAAAAACACCCA TTACTGAGATCTGAGGATGTCCACGTCATGGTCGCCCCAGGGACCTATGCTGTGACTGCCGGCGCTTGGGGTACATCTCAACAACAGACGCATGTGGTCCATGTCAACCAGGGGCAAAGTGTGGATCTCGATTTTGTTCTCTAG
- the LOC139954511 gene encoding zinc finger CCCH domain-containing protein 14-like — protein MDIGSSEMSQKIRSAIKAKLVDLGSYVDDELPDYIMVMVANKKTEAQMTDDLSLFLGNNTLIFTSWLHTVLTKLSQPASEPKPKKVKESTTKTKKIKEKKAAGASGAHQKQTKVIDPQPSKPGHSVETTMIMLPTAPMPSFAAAKGAKPEPTQVVISLKPETNDFLDEELAQEEVDSETAKRQSAVIAPLQPKALPRTSSQPKEVIKKVSSHHHSATNKVSPTQTSRKRKAPGSVIGQVLNVQEDEDSDEPSSFGKKVASTVLPQRRPTLPMAKQANTSLLKKAVCAAEASTSQVLSTLTRKEPPKTTQAGPRRIKIVRKLQSSVPRRNLLLKAVNDAAKQSIKSRLTLEKPAPGLVSRSKMMELSERDYDTQEFITVSDSSTSQQVEEYYADDEEQDDNEVLDTRQICMETEMPSQPVIYVIRDENVVKKAEQPTYTPTPGVVDSSHSETSPTRPVSPKFIVTLEGAVKANTKQRKSARVAPRLSSFTRTIDNSSMYADFVNMQQQQQQTQQAEEEHVLQQRLQLAQQEAALLQQKNQLLEQRALQDYSMEEDIHVYSRQTHHPEKMHEETQEQFEKEEVSPVKKELSTNERCLFWPACRKGSDCIYVHPTTPCRTFPKCKFGDKCLFIHPNCKYGARCSRTNCPFTHATRKQVSQGPVSPTLIVAPTPVPQKVAKVCRFHPNCTNVNCSFLHPKMCMYGRACTRSGCLFTHPKVATGAALKWTKQSHISERQFSAKGTPS, from the exons ATGGATATCGGTAGCAGTGAAATGAGTCAAAAGATAAGG tCTGCAATAAAGGCCAAGCTTGTTGATCTAGGATCTTATGTGG ACGATGAACTACCAGATTATATCATGGTGATGGTTGCTAACAAGAAAACAGAGGCCCAGATGACGGATGACTTGTCCCTGTTTCTTGGGAACAATACATTGATTTTCACGTCCTG GTTGCACACTGTCCTCACTAAGCTCTCGCAGCCAGCTTCAGAACCAAAGCCAAAGAAAGTCAAGGAAAGCACCACCAAAACCAAAAAGATCAAAGAGAAGAAAGCAGCTGGAGCATCAGGAGCACATCAAAAGCAAACCAAGGTTATTGATCCACAGCCAAGTAAACCAGGGCATTCCGTTGAGACGACCATGATAATGCTCCCAACCGCACCGATGCCTTCATTTGCTGCTGCGAAAGGAGCTAAGCCGGAACCCACCCAAGTGGTCATCTCCTTGAAGCCAGAAACCAATGATTTCTTAGATGAAGAACTTGCTCAGGAAGAGGTGGACTCAGAGACGGCAAAGAGACAGTCTGCTGTAATTGCACCGCTCCAGCCCAAGGCATTGCCTCGTACATCGTCGCAACCAAAAGAAGTCATCAAGAAAGTGTCATCCCATCATCACTCGGCAACAAACAAAGTATCACCAACTCAG ACCTCACGAAAGCGCAAGGCACCCGGCTCTGTGATTGGTCAAGTTTTGAATGTCCAGGAGGATGAAGACAGTGATGAACCTTCTAGCTTTGGAAAGAAAGTGGCCAGCACTGTCCTTCCACAAAGAAG ACCAACACTCCCTATGGCCAAGCAGGCCAACACCTCCTTACTGAAGAAGGCTGTATGCGCTGCAGAAGCTTCTACTAGTCAAGTCCTCTCTACACTGACTAGGAAAGAACCGCCCAAAACCACACAGGCAGGACCAAGACGCATCAAGATTGTTAG GAAACTACAGTCGTCAGTTCCAAGAAGAAACCTCCTCTTGAAAGCCGTCAACGATGCTGCGAAGCAAAGTATCAAATCAAGGCTCACTCTTGAAAAGCCAGCACCAGGTCTGGTATCCCGCTCAAAGATGATGGAACTATCCGAGCGAGATTATGACACCCAGGAGTTTATCACAGTTTCAGACAGCTCAACCTCACAGCAGGTGGAGGAATATTATGCTGATGATGAGGAGCAAG ATGACAATGAGGTGCTTGATACTAGACAAATCTGTATGGAAACAGAAATGCCATCCCAACCAGTGATCTATGTTATACGAGATGAGAATGTAGTGAAGAAGGCGGAGCAGCCTACCTATACACCAACTCCAGGGGTAGTTGACAGCAGCCATAG CGAGACCTCCCCCACTAGACCAGTGAGCCCCAAATTCATCGTCACGTTAGAAGGTGCTGTTAAAGCCAACACCAAGCAGAGGAAGTCAGCCAGGGTGGCACCTCGTCTCTCCTCCTTCACCAGGACCATCGACAACAGCTCCATGTATGCTGACTTTGTCAacatgcagcagcagcagcagcagacaCAGCAGGCAGAAGAGGAGCATGTACTGCAGCAGCGGTTGCAGCTAGCGCAGCAGGAAGCCGCTCTACTGCAGCAAAAGAATCAACTGCTTGAACAGCGGGCTTTGCAGGATTACTCCATGGAAGAAGACATCCACGTCTATTCAAGACAGACACATCATCCTGAAAAAATGCATGAAGAAACACAAG AGCAGTTTGAGAAGGAAGAGGTTAGTCCCGTAAAGAAAGAACTATCAACCAACGAACGCTGTTTGTTTTGGCCTGCCTGCAGGAAAGGTAGTGACTGCATATACGTTCATCCAACAACACCTTGCAG GACCTTCCCAAAGTGTAAATTTGGAGACAAATGCTTATTTATCCATCCCAACTGCAAGTACGGTGCCCGCTGCAGCAGAACCAACTGTCCGTTCACCCATGCAACAAGGAAACAAGTATCTCAGGGTCCAGTCAGCCCGACCCTTATTGTCGCACCTACACCAG